In Halopseudomonas nanhaiensis, a single window of DNA contains:
- a CDS encoding DMT family transporter: MTHGRALASMHVAALMFGMTGIFGKLATAGPGTIVLGRAVFAVVALLLFAQLFRQRMLTGLTLTRLLQLALCGLLLGTHWLTFFHSVKIAGVGIATLGFASFPAFVVLLEWAGWREAPSNRDLLKVALIVIGLILVTPHFELGAQATTGLLWAVLSGLCFAAVSVGNRLTSVDLSPVQVACWQNLFILLCLVPISGTALLAMPPLDWLWIALLGLLCTGLAHGLFVASLAVLKARVASLFFALEPVYGILFAWYLFGEQPTLRMLIGGALIVGALVLVKRPPDPA, from the coding sequence ATGACCCATGGCCGGGCGCTGGCGAGCATGCATGTCGCCGCGCTGATGTTCGGCATGACCGGCATTTTCGGCAAGCTCGCCACTGCCGGCCCCGGTACCATCGTGCTTGGCCGCGCAGTGTTCGCGGTTGTCGCACTGTTGCTGTTCGCCCAGCTGTTCCGCCAACGCATGTTGACTGGCCTGACTCTGACCCGGCTGCTACAGCTGGCTCTCTGCGGGTTATTGCTCGGCACGCACTGGCTCACGTTCTTCCATTCGGTAAAGATCGCCGGGGTCGGCATAGCCACGCTGGGCTTCGCGAGTTTTCCTGCCTTCGTGGTTCTGCTGGAATGGGCCGGCTGGCGGGAGGCGCCCAGTAACCGGGATCTGCTGAAAGTTGCGCTGATTGTCATCGGCCTGATACTGGTCACGCCGCATTTCGAGCTGGGCGCGCAGGCCACCACCGGGCTGCTCTGGGCCGTGCTATCGGGGCTGTGCTTCGCTGCGGTATCAGTGGGGAACAGGCTGACCAGCGTCGACCTGTCGCCCGTGCAGGTCGCCTGCTGGCAGAACCTGTTCATCCTGCTGTGCCTCGTGCCGATCAGCGGCACTGCCCTGCTTGCGATGCCGCCGCTGGACTGGCTGTGGATCGCTTTACTCGGCCTGCTCTGCACCGGACTTGCACACGGTCTGTTCGTCGCCAGTCTGGCGGTACTCAAGGCACGTGTAGCGTCGCTGTTCTTCGCGCTCGAGCCCGTCTATGGAATTCTCTTCGCCTGGTATCTGTTTGGCGAACAGCCCACGCTGCGCATGCTGATCGGCGGCGCGCTGATCGTCGGCGCCCTGGTGCTGGTCAAGCGTCCGCCTGATCCGGCTTGA
- a CDS encoding AI-2E family transporter: MTDRSGTEPFGQPSEPPSSSSDDELPQPRPSRLLVWLLGLALLYTLYFAKSLIMPLVVALLFALLLSPVVSGLKRLHVPRTLSAVVLLGLLLGPFTVLAVQLSEPVQKWAKRMPELSATLAEQVDSLTDAFDLSEPTIPEPPPRAEPEEGGFRLFGFLRRDEPPAPEPAPQQRQEDQEGGEVTARIKQGGIEVLVSVLSATPMVIAQFLTAIILILFLLIFGPSLFANFIQICPEVKNKRISVILVRTIQKELSRYIVTVTVINACLGMVTGGALWLMGVEDALLWGVLVALVNYAPYVGPLIGILILGLAGLAQYGLEWAALIPALVYFSINLLEAQFVTPTVLGMHMRLNPLVIMVWLIIWGWLWGAVGVLLAVPLLVCVKLIAGQLNVFPTWVRLIETQPSFKPDQADA; encoded by the coding sequence ATGACCGACAGGAGCGGCACGGAGCCGTTCGGCCAACCTTCGGAACCGCCGAGCTCATCATCTGACGACGAGCTGCCTCAGCCCAGACCCTCCAGATTGCTGGTCTGGTTGCTGGGGTTGGCTCTGTTGTACACCCTCTACTTCGCCAAATCCCTGATCATGCCACTTGTCGTGGCATTGCTGTTCGCACTTCTGCTGAGCCCGGTTGTAAGCGGCCTGAAACGTCTTCATGTCCCACGCACGCTGTCGGCCGTGGTGCTGCTCGGACTGCTGCTGGGCCCCTTTACTGTGCTCGCAGTACAGCTTTCCGAGCCTGTGCAGAAATGGGCCAAGCGCATGCCGGAGCTTTCGGCAACGCTCGCCGAGCAGGTCGATTCGCTGACCGATGCTTTTGATCTCTCCGAACCCACGATTCCCGAGCCTCCGCCCAGGGCAGAACCTGAAGAAGGGGGGTTCCGTCTATTCGGTTTTCTCCGGCGCGACGAGCCGCCGGCTCCGGAACCCGCGCCGCAGCAGAGGCAGGAAGATCAGGAGGGCGGGGAAGTAACCGCACGCATCAAGCAGGGCGGCATCGAGGTGCTGGTCTCGGTGTTGAGTGCCACGCCCATGGTGATTGCCCAGTTCCTGACGGCGATCATTCTGATCCTGTTCCTGTTGATCTTCGGTCCAAGCCTGTTCGCCAACTTCATCCAGATCTGTCCGGAAGTGAAGAACAAGCGCATCAGCGTGATACTGGTCCGTACCATCCAGAAGGAGCTCTCGCGGTATATCGTCACGGTGACCGTCATCAACGCGTGTCTGGGCATGGTCACGGGCGGGGCGCTATGGCTGATGGGCGTTGAGGACGCCCTGTTATGGGGAGTACTGGTCGCATTGGTCAACTATGCGCCGTACGTGGGGCCGTTGATCGGGATACTCATACTCGGTCTGGCCGGCCTGGCGCAGTACGGGCTGGAGTGGGCGGCGCTGATTCCGGCGCTGGTGTACTTCTCCATAAATCTGCTCGAGGCGCAGTTCGTTACCCCGACTGTTCTCGGTATGCACATGCGGCTGAACCCGCTGGTGATCATGGTCTGGCTGATCATCTGGGGATGGTTGTGGGGTGCCGTCGGGGTGTTGTTGGCAGTCCCCCTTCTGGTGTGTGTGAAACTGATTGCAGGACAGCTCAACGTCTTCCCGACCTGGGTGCGGCTGATCGAAACCCAGCCATCGTTCAAGCCGGATCAGGCGGACGCTTGA
- a CDS encoding HDOD domain-containing protein has product MSVVVHDLLRLSQSETASVRQLADVLLRDASLTSKVLRVSNSVYCNPGREVVKTISRAVVVIGFDQVRMIGLSVSLLDGLLKGSPRDQLQSLLARSFHGAMQARNLAQYISLAEKEEIFIATLLRHLGELAFWSQANAAEAERMVVALEASPDDRERASKDVLGTSFDQLTLGLLKTWNLGEIGQLVQASRTANGPAARTVALGSAIAQTAERGWGTEAMQDLARQVAGLIGVAPDEAMQQILASTDEAIHVAGTCANGDLGAWIPRTNELPLDLSALLAIDAEPAHQARSVVQEPLLQPNLDMLKLSLQNMALMSKSPINVDTTLSTLMNGLHLGVGLERVMLAVLADNQSRFKARRVIGKGTQHWTQDFNLQCSKNDTNIFSYALEQREALWVGTAKSAALNGMVPQQMRDWLGDGMFFIAPILAGNRQIGVLYGDMRISGRALSASQFAAFKRFTELTGACLNALSRRS; this is encoded by the coding sequence ATGTCGGTAGTTGTCCACGACCTGCTGCGCCTGTCGCAGTCCGAGACCGCCTCTGTCCGCCAGCTCGCCGACGTGCTGCTGCGCGATGCCTCGCTGACGTCCAAGGTACTCCGGGTCAGCAACAGCGTTTACTGCAATCCGGGGCGCGAAGTGGTGAAGACCATCTCGCGGGCGGTGGTAGTCATCGGCTTCGATCAGGTGCGCATGATCGGTCTGTCCGTCAGCCTGCTCGACGGGTTGCTCAAGGGTTCGCCAAGGGATCAGCTGCAATCCCTGCTGGCGCGTTCGTTCCATGGCGCCATGCAGGCGCGCAACCTCGCCCAGTACATCTCGCTGGCCGAGAAGGAAGAGATATTCATCGCCACGCTGCTACGCCACCTCGGTGAACTGGCTTTCTGGAGCCAGGCGAATGCTGCCGAGGCAGAGCGGATGGTGGTTGCGCTCGAGGCATCGCCGGATGACCGCGAGCGGGCCTCGAAAGACGTGCTGGGAACGAGCTTCGATCAACTGACGCTGGGCCTTCTGAAGACCTGGAATCTGGGGGAAATTGGTCAACTGGTGCAGGCCAGTCGAACCGCCAACGGGCCGGCGGCGCGCACCGTGGCCCTCGGCTCGGCGATTGCCCAGACTGCCGAGCGCGGCTGGGGCACCGAAGCGATGCAGGATCTGGCTCGGCAGGTCGCCGGCCTGATCGGGGTGGCGCCGGACGAAGCCATGCAGCAGATACTTGCCAGTACCGACGAAGCCATTCACGTGGCCGGGACCTGCGCCAATGGCGACCTGGGAGCCTGGATTCCTCGTACCAACGAACTGCCGCTGGATCTCTCTGCGCTGCTGGCCATCGACGCCGAGCCTGCGCATCAGGCGCGCAGTGTGGTGCAGGAACCGCTTCTGCAGCCGAATCTGGACATGCTCAAGCTTTCGCTGCAGAACATGGCACTCATGAGCAAGAGCCCGATCAACGTGGACACCACACTCAGTACGCTGATGAATGGCCTGCACCTCGGGGTAGGGCTGGAGCGCGTAATGCTGGCGGTGCTGGCGGACAATCAGTCACGCTTCAAGGCGCGGCGGGTGATCGGCAAGGGCACGCAGCACTGGACGCAGGACTTCAATCTGCAATGCTCGAAGAACGATACGAATATCTTCAGCTACGCACTGGAGCAGCGCGAAGCACTGTGGGTCGGCACCGCCAAGAGTGCGGCGTTGAATGGGATGGTACCGCAGCAGATGCGTGACTGGCTGGGTGATGGAATGTTCTTCATTGCGCCGATTCTGGCCGGCAATCGCCAGATCGGGGTGCTGTACGGTGATATGCGAATCTCCGGTCGCGCCTTGAGCGCCAGTCAGTTTGCGGCGTTCAAACGCTTCACCGAGCTGACCGGCGCCTGTCTCAATGCGCTGAGTCGCCGCAGCTGA